One Falco naumanni isolate bFalNau1 chromosome 13, bFalNau1.pat, whole genome shotgun sequence DNA segment encodes these proteins:
- the CUL3 gene encoding cullin-3 isoform X2: protein MKRDEPMTMDEKYVNSIWDLLKNAIQEIQRKNNSGLSFEELYRNAYTMVLHKHGEKLYTGLREVVTEHLINKVREDVLNSLNNNFLQTLNQAWNDHQTAMVMIRDILMYMDRVYVQQNNVENVYNLGLIIFRDQVVRYGCIRDHLRQTLLDMIARERKGEVVDRGAIRNACQMLMILGLEGRSVYEEDFEAPFLEMSAEFFQMESQKFLAENSASVYIKKVEARINEEIERVMHCLDKSTEEPIVKVVERELISKHMKTIVEMENSGLVHMLKNGKTEDLACMYKLFSRVPNGLKTMCECMSSYLREQGKALVSEEGEGKNPVDYIQGLLDLKSRFDRFLQESFNNDRLFKQTIAGDFEYFLNLNSRSPEYLSLFIDDKLKKGVKGLTEQEVETILDKAMVLFRFMQEKDVFERYYKQHLARRLLTNKSVSDDSEKNMISKLKTECGCQFTSKLEGMFRDMSISNTTMDEFRQHLQATGVSLGGVDLTVRVLTTGYWPTQSATPKCNIPPAPRHAFEIFRRFYLAKHSGRQLTLQHHMGSADLNATFYGPVKKEDGSEVGVGGAQVTGSNTRKHILQVSTFQMTILMLFNNREKYTFEEIQQETDIPERELVRALQSLACGKPTQRVLTKEPKSKEIENGHIFTVNDQFTSKLHRVKIQTVAAKQGESDPERKETRQKVDDDRKHEIEAAIVRIMKSRKKMQHNVLVAEVTQQLKARFLPSPVVIKKRIEGLIEREYLARTPEDRKVYTYVA from the exons GTTCGAGAAGATGTGTTAAACTCCTTAAATAACAACTTTCTACAAACACTAAACCAAGCATGGAATGATCATCAAACAGCAATGGTGATGATTAGAGACATTCTGATGTATATG GACCGTGTGTATGTACAACAAAATAACGTGGAAAATGTTTACAATTTGGGCTTGATTATTTTTCGAGACCAAGTTGTACGCTATGGCTGTATTAGGGATCACCTGCGGCAAACTCTGCTGGATATGattgcaagagaaagaaaaggagaagttGTAGACAG AGGCGCAATAAGAAATGCTTGCCAGATGTTAATGATTCTAGGTCTTGAAGGAAGGTCAGTCTATGAAGAAGATTTTGAGGCTCCATTTTTGGAGATGTCTGCAGAATTTTTTCAG ATGGAAAGTCAGAAATTTTTAGCTGAAAACAGTGCTTCTGTATATATAAAGAAAGTAGAAGCTAGAATTAATGAAGAAATAGAACGGGTGATGCATTGTCTGGATAAATCAACGGAAGAACCAATTGTGAAAGTTGTTGAGAGGGAGCTTATTTCCAAGCATATGAAAACTATAGTGGAAATGGAGAACTCTGGGCTAGTTCATATGCTGAAAAATGGGAAGACAGAAG ACCTTGCTTGCATGTACAAGTTGTTTAGTCGTGTGCCAAATGGTCTGAAGACAATGTGCGAGTGCATGAGCTCATACCTGAGAGAGCAAGGCAAAGCACTAGTTTctgaagagggagaaggaaagaatcCAGTTGACTACATTCAG ggtttaCTGGACTTGAAGAGTCGGTTTGACCGCTTTCTTCAAGAATCTTTCAATAATGATCGACTCTTCAAACAGACTATTGCGGGTGACTTTGAGTACTTCCTCAACCTCAACTCTAGGTCTCCAGAGTACCTCTCATTATTTATTGATGATAAGCTGAAAAAGGGAGTCAAGGGA ctaACAGAGCAAGAAGTAGAAACTATCTTGGATAAGGCAATGGTTTTATTTAGGTTTATGCAAGAGAAAGATGTCTTTGAACGCTATTACAAGCAGCACTTGGCAAGAAGACTTCTTACAAACAAGAGCGTTTCAGATGACTCTGAGAAAAATATGATATCCAAATTAAAG aCTGAATGTGGATGTCAGTTCACGTCTAAACTGGAAGGAATGTTCAGGGACATGAGCATCTCAAACACGACGATGGATGAGTTCAGGCAACATCTTCAGGCAACCGGG GTCTCATTAGGTGGTGTTGATCTTACAGTGCGGGTCCTCACAACAGGTTACTGGCCTACTCAGTCAGCCACACCAAAGTGCAACATCCCTCCGGCTCCCCGacatgcttttgaaatatttagaaG attttatttagcCAAACATAGTGGGCGACAGCTGACACTCCAGCATCATATGGGTTCTGCAGATCTCAATGCCACTTTCTATGGGCCGGTTAAAAAG gaagaTGGCTCAGAGGTTGGCGTAGGAGGTGCCCAAGTAACTGGCTCAAATACACGGAAGCACATATTGCAAGTCTCCACTTTCCAGATGACGATATTAATGCTCTttaacaacagagaaaaatacacatttgag GAAATTCAACAAGAAACAGATATCCCCGAAAGAGAACTGGTTAGAGCCCTACAGTCCCTTGCATGTGGCAAACCAACACAACGTGTTCTCACAAAAGAGCCtaaatcaaaagaaatagaaaatggtCATATATTTACAGTGAATGATCAGTTCACATCTAAACTACACAGAGTCAAGATTCAGACGG tTGCTGCCAAACAAGGAGAATCTGatccagaaaggaaagaaacaaggcAGAAAGTAGATGATGACAGAAAACATGAGATAGAAGCTGCTATAGTTCGGATAATGAAATCTAGAAAGAAGATGCAACACAATGTGCTAGTAGCAGAG GTCACTCAGCAGCTGAAGGCCCGATTCTTACCAAGTCCAGTTGTTATTAAAAAACGTATTGAAGGACTTATTGAGAGAGAATATTTGGCACGAACACCTGAGGATCGCAAAGTATACACTTACGTAGCATAA